The Parambassis ranga chromosome 1, fParRan2.1, whole genome shotgun sequence genome includes a region encoding these proteins:
- the as3mt gene encoding arsenite methyltransferase has translation MSDKNSAGAKSFTDNSIHVDVKDYYGKVLKKTSDLKSNACVAPAQPVPAFIRQALKNVHPEVTNRYYGCGLVVPECLDGCRILDLGSGSGRDCYMLSQLVGENGHVTGIDMTEDQLEVARTYVDYHMKEFGYKKPNVRFVQGYIEALTEADLEKSSFDIIISNCVVNLSPDKRRVLTEAYNVLKDGGELYFSDIYSSGRLTEEIKNHKVLWGECLGGALWWEDLLRLAEDVGFCPPRLVTASIVTVDNKELQDILGDFRFVSATYRLFKAPKGSTVTSQVIYNGSITGAEDSFHFDCQYTFKANEVVEVDGDIASILTHSRFADDFTFRPPGGPSGSCGVSPKEGIMDPFQLVLQLGKQGSGSATGGCCSTQSASCCR, from the exons ATGTCTGATAAAAACAG tGCGGGTGCAAAAAGCTTCACTGATAACAGTATTCACGTGGACGTGAAG GATTATTATGGCAAAGTGCTGAAGAAGACCTCAGACCTGAAGAGTAATGCCTGTGTGGCTCCTGCCCAGCCAGTCCCTGCCTTCATTCGCCAGGCTCTGAAAAATGTACACCCTGAAGTCACTAACAG GTACTACGGCTGCGGTCTGGTAGTGCCAGAGTGCTTGGATGGCTGCAGGATTCTGGACCTGGGCAGTGGAAGTGGGAGGGACTGCTACATGCTGAGTCAGCTGGTGGGCGAGAACGGCCATGTCACCGGAATTGATATGACTGAGGACCAG CTTGAAGTGGCCCGAACGTATGTGGACTACCATATGAAGGAGTTTGGCTACAAGAAGCCAAATGTCAGGTTTGTCCAGGGCTACATCGAGGCTTTAACTGAGGCTGATCTGGAAAAGAGCTCATTTGATATCATCAT CTCCAACTGTGTGGTGAATCTCTCTCCAGACAAGAGGCGGGTTCTGACTGAAGCTTACAATGTGCTTAAG GATGGTGGTGAGTTATACTTCAGTGATATCTACAGCAGTGGAAGACTAACTGAGGAAATTAAAAATCACAAAGTGTTATGGG GTGAGTGTCTTGGTGGAGCACTCTGGTGGGAGGACCTGCTACGACTGGCTGAGGACGTGGGCTTCTGCCCACCACGGCTGGTTACCGCCAGCATCGTCACCGTGGACAACAAAGAACTGCAGGACATCCTCG GTGACTTCAGGTTTGTCTCTGCCACATACCGCCTATTCAAGGCCCCTAAAGGCAGCACAGTGACCTCTCAGGTCATATATAATGGAAGCATCACTGGGGCAGAGGACAGCTTTCACTTTGACTGTCAGTACACCTTCAAG GCCAATGAAGTGGTGGAGGTAGACGGAGACATAGCCAGCATTCTGACACACTCTAGATTTGCAGATGACTTCACTTTCCGGCCACCGGGGGGCCCCAGTGGGTCCTGTGGAGTCAGTCCTAAG GAAGGCATCATGGATCCTTTCCAGTTGGTCCTTCAGTTGGGCAAGCAGGGCTCAGGTTCAGCCACTGGGGGGTGCTGCAGCACACAGTCTGCATCATGCTGCAGATGA
- the wbp1lb gene encoding WW domain binding protein 1-like b isoform X1: MRGVWSGLKMGLFLHAVGSVPPTESAADRSLLHCEGVNNQSYICESGHCCGESQCCSYYYELWWFWLVWAIIFILSCCCVCHHRRTKHRLQQQQRQHEINLIAYREAHNYPSVPFYFRFLPNYLLPDYEEVVNRPPTPPPPYSALHTGPSSVVSSPLAPEQQEGHCPAIQPSSVPPISDSLCCRPSIEEPQPPTLDFRPKPDNKPTQTAQDSGVILMSDGLNREGLSSQEKRSGDDSCKDPLLKDLSLSEGGAEDKERLPNGRRRRFTGDSGIEVCVCGTRGSNGCSGAGGTGQEGKELRELQSLLGREVDDEEEEEEEAGDFCDSCGHQASFSVEEEQALGVLERRAGRGPSGTPQPAHHIGGGSLHPPVCLLLHTINEQEGPAHSTSTEPQG, encoded by the exons ATGAGAGGCGTATGGTCGGGGCTTAAAATGGGACTGTTTTTGCACGCTGTTGGCTCTGTGCCCCCTACCGAGTCCGCAGCAGACAGG AGCCTGCTGCACTGTGAAGGTGTTAACAACCAGAGCTACATCTGTGAGTCCGGACACTGCTGCGGAGAGTCCCAGTGCTGCAGCTACTACTACGAGCTCTGGT GGTTTTGGTTGGTGTGGGCCATCATATTCAttttgagctgctgctgtgtgtgtcaccatCGCCGCACCAAACACcgactgcagcagcaacaacggcaGCACGAGATCAACCTCATCGCTTACCGGGAAGCACACAACTATCCCTCTGTGCCCTTTTACTTCA GGTTTCTCCCAAACTATCTGCTGCCTGACTATGAGGAGGTGGTCAACCGGCCGCcgactcctccacctccttacAGTGCCTTACACACAGGTCCATCATCAGTGGTTTCTAGTCCACTAGCTCCTGAGCAGCAGGAGGGACACTGTCCAGCTATCCAGCCCTCTTCAGTGCCCCCAATTTCTGacagtctgtgctgcagaccCAGCATAGAGGAGCCACAGCCTCCCACCTTAGACTTTAGGCCGAAGCCTGACAACAAacccacacaaacagcacaggaTTCAGGCGTGATACTGATGTCAGATGGGCTCAACAGGGAGGGACTCAGCAGCCAGGAGAAAAGGAGTGGGGATGACTCCTGCAAGGATCCCCTGCTAAAGGATCTCAGCCTGTCAGAGGGAGGTGCTGAGGACAAAGAGCGGTTACCCAATGGAAGGAGGAGGCGATTCACGGGGGACTCTGGGATTGAGGTGTGTGTATGCGGCACACGTGGGAGCAACGGTTGTAGCGGAGCTGGAGGGACAGGCCAGGAAGGCAAGGAGTTGAGGGAGCTTCAGAGCCTGCTGGGGCGAGAGgtagatgatgaagaggaggaggaagaggaggcaggtgACTTCTGCGACAGCTGTGGTCATCAGGCCTCGTTCAGTGTGGAAGAGGAGCAGGCGCTGGGAGTGCTGGAGAGGCGGGCAGGGCGTGGCCCATCAGGAACTCCACAGCCAGCTCACCACATAGGCGGTGGCTCGCTCCACCCTCCCGtatgcctcctcctccacaccatCAATGAGCAGGAGGGCCCAGCCCACAGCACCAGCACCGAGCCGCAGggctga
- the wbp1lb gene encoding WW domain binding protein 1-like b isoform X2 — protein MPLNLGPALSLLHCEGVNNQSYICESGHCCGESQCCSYYYELWWFWLVWAIIFILSCCCVCHHRRTKHRLQQQQRQHEINLIAYREAHNYPSVPFYFRFLPNYLLPDYEEVVNRPPTPPPPYSALHTGPSSVVSSPLAPEQQEGHCPAIQPSSVPPISDSLCCRPSIEEPQPPTLDFRPKPDNKPTQTAQDSGVILMSDGLNREGLSSQEKRSGDDSCKDPLLKDLSLSEGGAEDKERLPNGRRRRFTGDSGIEVCVCGTRGSNGCSGAGGTGQEGKELRELQSLLGREVDDEEEEEEEAGDFCDSCGHQASFSVEEEQALGVLERRAGRGPSGTPQPAHHIGGGSLHPPVCLLLHTINEQEGPAHSTSTEPQG, from the exons ATGCCTCTTAATCTTGGACCTGCACTG AGCCTGCTGCACTGTGAAGGTGTTAACAACCAGAGCTACATCTGTGAGTCCGGACACTGCTGCGGAGAGTCCCAGTGCTGCAGCTACTACTACGAGCTCTGGT GGTTTTGGTTGGTGTGGGCCATCATATTCAttttgagctgctgctgtgtgtgtcaccatCGCCGCACCAAACACcgactgcagcagcaacaacggcaGCACGAGATCAACCTCATCGCTTACCGGGAAGCACACAACTATCCCTCTGTGCCCTTTTACTTCA GGTTTCTCCCAAACTATCTGCTGCCTGACTATGAGGAGGTGGTCAACCGGCCGCcgactcctccacctccttacAGTGCCTTACACACAGGTCCATCATCAGTGGTTTCTAGTCCACTAGCTCCTGAGCAGCAGGAGGGACACTGTCCAGCTATCCAGCCCTCTTCAGTGCCCCCAATTTCTGacagtctgtgctgcagaccCAGCATAGAGGAGCCACAGCCTCCCACCTTAGACTTTAGGCCGAAGCCTGACAACAAacccacacaaacagcacaggaTTCAGGCGTGATACTGATGTCAGATGGGCTCAACAGGGAGGGACTCAGCAGCCAGGAGAAAAGGAGTGGGGATGACTCCTGCAAGGATCCCCTGCTAAAGGATCTCAGCCTGTCAGAGGGAGGTGCTGAGGACAAAGAGCGGTTACCCAATGGAAGGAGGAGGCGATTCACGGGGGACTCTGGGATTGAGGTGTGTGTATGCGGCACACGTGGGAGCAACGGTTGTAGCGGAGCTGGAGGGACAGGCCAGGAAGGCAAGGAGTTGAGGGAGCTTCAGAGCCTGCTGGGGCGAGAGgtagatgatgaagaggaggaggaagaggaggcaggtgACTTCTGCGACAGCTGTGGTCATCAGGCCTCGTTCAGTGTGGAAGAGGAGCAGGCGCTGGGAGTGCTGGAGAGGCGGGCAGGGCGTGGCCCATCAGGAACTCCACAGCCAGCTCACCACATAGGCGGTGGCTCGCTCCACCCTCCCGtatgcctcctcctccacaccatCAATGAGCAGGAGGGCCCAGCCCACAGCACCAGCACCGAGCCGCAGggctga